Genomic segment of Tissierellales bacterium:
GAGCCCTTAGCTAAGGGCTCTTTCTTTTTCACCATATGATAACAATCTTATAGCATTTATAGTTACAAGGAGTACACTTAACTCATGAACCAACATTCCTGAAGATAAGAATACTACTTTAGCAATTACACCTATTAAAAGGACTGCTGCTACAATTATAGCAAAGTATATATTCTGCTTCATATTCCTTACAGTAGCCCTACTTAATCCAATAGCATGAGACAATTTTTTAATTTCATCAGACATTAAAACTACATCAGCAGTTTCCATGGCTACATCAGTACCAGCTCCACCTATGGCAATACCTAAATCTGCTGAAGCTAATGCTGGGGCATCATTTACTCCATCACCTACCATAGCTGTTGGACCAATTTCATCTTGCAGTTTTTCAAGGACTTCTACTTTTCCTTCTGGCAATAATTCTGCATAATAATCGTCAATACCTAATTGTTTAGAAATCGAAGCTGCGGCTCTTTTATTATCACCTGTCAGCATTACAACTTTCTCTATACCTAATCCTTTTAAATTTTTAATTAGTTCTTTTGCATCTTCTCTAATTGTATCTGCTATGGATATTGTCCCTAATAGGTCTTCTAAACTTGAAATAAATACCACTGTCTGTCCTTCTTCTTCCTCACTTTGAATATATTTTTCCTCTTGGCTATCTATTTTTATATGGTTTTCTAATAATAATTTTCTATTCCCTATTAAATAAGTCTTTCCTTCAACTTTTACTTTTAACCCCTGACCTGTAATTATTTCTGAATCCTCCGGTTCACCTTCTATAGAGCCAAGCCTTTCTTCACCTGCTTCTATTATTGCTTTTGCCAATGGATGTTCTGAGTATTTTTCTCCAATTACCGCAATTTTCAATAATTGGTCTTCATCTATATCATTAATGTTAAAGGATTTTACTTTAGTTACTTTAGGCTTACCTTCTGTTAAAGTTCCAGTTTTATCAAAAGCTAATACTTTAACCTTACCTAAATCCTCCATTATTTCTCCACCCTTAATAAGAACTCCATGTTTAGCCCCATTTCCAATACCGGATACTATAGAAACGGGAGTAGATATTACTAAAGCCCCTGGGCAAGCTATTACAAGTAACGTTAAAGACAATCTTAAATCTTTTGTAAATAGAAATAGTAATGCTGCTAGAACCATAATAGAAGGAGTATAATATCTTGAAAATACTTCTAGAAATTTTTGAGTTTTAGCTTTTTTGTCTTGAGCTTCTTCTACCATTTCTAATATTTTAGCAAATGTAGTATCTTCCCCTACTTTATCTGCTCTTATTTTTAAATAACCTGATTCAATTATAGTACCAGAAAATACTTCTTCATCTTCTTCTTTGTTTACTGGAATAGATTCTCCTGTAATTGCTGCTTGATTCACATAAGCATTTCCTTCTACTACTGTTCCATCTACTGATATTTTTTCACCTGGTTTTACTAAAACTATGTCTTCTTTTACCACTTCATCAGGAGTTAATAAAACTTCTTCACCATCTCTTATTACCCTGGACATATCTGGTGCTAAATCTAATAATGATTTTATAGATGATCTAGTTTTTTCTATAGTTTTGGATTCTAAATAATCACCTAGCATAAATAAAAATGTTACTGCTGCCGCTTCCCAATATTCTCCTATAAAGATGGCTCCTGTCGCTGCTATAGTTACTAATGCATCTATTCCTAATATTTTATATCTTAGGGCACTAATTGCATTTTTTGCTATAGGCCAGCCAGCTACAATAGCAGCACTGATCATAAATAAATTAGTAACTAAAGCTTCAGCTATAGTATGTTTTAGTATAAAAGATATAACTATTAATATACCTGATATTAATACCCTACGACCTTTACTAATCAAATCTACACCCCTTCCTTATTGAATCTTTATTTTTCTCCTAAAACATCATATCCTAAACTTTCAATAATATCCTTAATTTCATCTGATTCCACAACAGATTCATCAATAGTTACTTTTACTCTACTAGAATTAAATAACACTTCAATTTTTTCAACACCTTTAGTTTTTTTCAATGCACCTTCAATTTTAGCCGTACAACTTGGACAAGTTAAAGTAGATAGTTTATAAGTTATAGTTTTCATCTTTAAAAGACCTCCCTAATTTTTATTTGTTTATATCTTTCACATTCATTATATTGTTTATTCATAAATAAAGCTTTGATATAAATCAAAAATTTAGTAAATAAATGAAAGAAGTCCACTTATGTTTTTCACAAGTGGACTTTCCCATTACTTAATTAAGCTTCTAAGAACATTTTTATATCATCTTCTACATTTGTTATTCCACCAATTCCAAAGTTTTCTACTAATACATTTACTACATTTGGTGAAAGAAATGCTGGTAAAGTTGGTCCTAAGTGAATATCTTTAACCCCTAAATGTAGAAGTGCAAGAAGTACTATTACTGCCTTTAGTTCATACCATGCAATATTATATGCAATTGGTAATTCATTTACATCTTCCAATCCAAATATTTCTTGTAGTTTAAGAGCTATAAGAGCTAAGGAATAGGAGTCATTACATTGTCCAGCGTCAAGAACTCTTGGTATTCCATTTATATCTCCTAAATTTAATTTATTATATTTGTATTTAGCACAACCTGCTGTTAAAATAACTGTATCTTTGGGGAGAGCTTTTGCGAAATCTGTATAGTAGTTTCTGCTCTTCATTCTTCCATCACAACCAGCCATTACAAAGAACTTTTTAATTGCCCCTGTCTTTACTCCTTCTACAACGTCATCAGCTAAAGCAAATACTTGGTTGTGGGCAAATCCGCCAACGATTTTTCCTGATTCTATTTCAGTAGGTGCTGGTAATTTCTTAGCGTGTTCTATTATTTCTGAGAAATCCTTGGCTTCTCCATTTACTCTATCAGAAATATGTTTAAATCCTGGATATCCTGATGAACCTGTTGTATATACTCTATCTGCATAAGAAGCTTTTGGTGGAACTATACAGTTTGTTGTAAACAATATTGGTCCATTGAATTTTTCAAATTCTTCTTTTTGTTTCCACCATGCATTTCCATAGTTTCCTACAAAATGATCATACTTTTTAAATGCTGGGTAATAATGAGCTGGTAACATTTCTCCATGAGTATAAACATCTACGCCAGTACCTTCTGTTTGTTTTAATAGTTCTTCCATATCTTTTAAGTCGTGACCAGATATAAGTATTGCTGGATTATTTCTAACACCGATATTTACCTCTGTTATTTCTGGATTTCCATAAGTTGATGTATTAGCCTTATCTAATAAAGCCATGACTTCTACACCATATTTGCCAGTTTCAAGTGTAAGAGCAACTAAATCATCTACAGTTAAGCTCTCATCTAAAGTAGCTGCTAATGCTTTTCTAATAAATTTAGATATTTCTTCATCTTCGTATCCTAAATTACTAGCATGTTCTGCATAAGCTGCCATTCCCTTAACCCCATAAGTAATTAATTCTCTTAGAGAACGAATATCTTCATTTTCCGTAGCTAAAACTCCTACTTCTTTGCTACCTGCCTTATATTCAATTTCATCTTTTGAATTAACTGTAAAGGTTGCAGGATCTTTTAAGTCTCCTAGTTCAACACCTTTTTCAATTAATGCATCTTTCAATTCATCCCTTAATTTAAGTGCATCTTTAATCTTTTCAAAGAATCTATCTTTGTCAAAGTTTGCATTTGTTATAGTCATAAATAATCCTTCGATTATAAATCTATCTAATCCTGGCATCTTGTATCCAATTTTATCTGCCTCTAATCCTAATACTGAAATTCCCTTTAGGGCATATATCATTAAATCTTGAAGTTGAGCTAAATCTGCTGTTTTTCCACACACTCCAACCTTTGTACAGCCTTTCCCTCCAGCTGTTTCTTGGCATTGATAACAAAACATACTCATCTTTTATTCCCCCTCAATAGTCCTAATTATATTTACTATATTAATTATATCAATTATATTAATTATATATAAGAAAAACTTTGACCTAAGTCAAAATTTCAAAAAAAGAAAAAGGCTTTGAAAAAATTCAAAGCCCTAAAAGATATTAAAAGGTAAGAGTATTTAAATTAACACAAAATAAAATAATGTTAAGTTGTGTTCCCGTTTTCAATTTTAATACTTTTCTGAATAATTCAAATTCTATTATATTTTAACCCTTTTTTACCAAAAAGTCAACCCCTCTTTCAAAATTTTCTGACCCCTTATAAAGATCTATAATAATATCCTAGTATAACACATTTAATCCTATTTTAGTAAGAAATGGTTAGTACACTCAATTGAGTTTACTAACCACTTCACTTCCCTAATCCTATTGATTTTCCAACACTAATTTAGTCAATTCCAAAGGCTCTAAATATTCACCATTTTTATAAGCTCTCATATTTCCACCAGATATTTCGTCAGTTAAAGCTATGCGATTATCTTCTCCTACTCTTCCAAATTCAAGCTTAATATCATAAAGTTCAATACCATTTTTATTTAGCTCTTCTTTTACAAGATTACTAATTTTAATAGTTAAATCTTTTAATATCTTATATTCATCTTTTGTTAGTATTCCTAACATATGAAGTGCATCTTTTGTGATTGGAGGATCATTACGCCTATCATCTTTTAAAGTAATTTCAACAAAAGCATCTAAAGGTTGCCCTTCTTCTGCATACATGCCATATCTACGTAAAAAACTTCCGACAGCTCTATAACGACAAATTACCTCTAAACCATTTCCAAAAGGAGTAGCCGGCTTTACTGTCATTGTAGCTTTTTCTATATCCGAATTTATATAATGAGTAGGAATCCCTTCTCCAATTATTTTTTCGAAAAAGAACCTTGACAGTTTAAGCCCAGCCTTTCCCGCTCCCTCCATAGTTAAACCTACCTTATTAGCACCTGGATCAAATGTACCTTCTTCTCCTGTTACATCATCTTTAAATTTTAATAAATAATTTCCATTTTCTAAATCATAAACATCTTTCGTTTTTCCTCTATATACAAGTTTCATTATAGATAGCTCCTTTTAGTTAAAGTTTTCTGCATATTCTATATTCATTATATAATATATTTTTTTAAAAAATCAATTATTATATTAT
This window contains:
- a CDS encoding cation-translocating P-type ATPase is translated as MISKGRRVLISGILIVISFILKHTIAEALVTNLFMISAAIVAGWPIAKNAISALRYKILGIDALVTIAATGAIFIGEYWEAAAVTFLFMLGDYLESKTIEKTRSSIKSLLDLAPDMSRVIRDGEEVLLTPDEVVKEDIVLVKPGEKISVDGTVVEGNAYVNQAAITGESIPVNKEEDEEVFSGTIIESGYLKIRADKVGEDTTFAKILEMVEEAQDKKAKTQKFLEVFSRYYTPSIMVLAALLFLFTKDLRLSLTLLVIACPGALVISTPVSIVSGIGNGAKHGVLIKGGEIMEDLGKVKVLAFDKTGTLTEGKPKVTKVKSFNINDIDEDQLLKIAVIGEKYSEHPLAKAIIEAGEERLGSIEGEPEDSEIITGQGLKVKVEGKTYLIGNRKLLLENHIKIDSQEEKYIQSEEEEGQTVVFISSLEDLLGTISIADTIREDAKELIKNLKGLGIEKVVMLTGDNKRAAASISKQLGIDDYYAELLPEGKVEVLEKLQDEIGPTAMVGDGVNDAPALASADLGIAIGGAGTDVAMETADVVLMSDEIKKLSHAIGLSRATVRNMKQNIYFAIIVAAVLLIGVIAKVVFLSSGMLVHELSVLLVTINAIRLLSYGEKERALS
- a CDS encoding heavy-metal-associated domain-containing protein, yielding MKTITYKLSTLTCPSCTAKIEGALKKTKGVEKIEVLFNSSRVKVTIDESVVESDEIKDIIESLGYDVLGEK
- the hcp gene encoding hydroxylamine reductase — translated: MSMFCYQCQETAGGKGCTKVGVCGKTADLAQLQDLMIYALKGISVLGLEADKIGYKMPGLDRFIIEGLFMTITNANFDKDRFFEKIKDALKLRDELKDALIEKGVELGDLKDPATFTVNSKDEIEYKAGSKEVGVLATENEDIRSLRELITYGVKGMAAYAEHASNLGYEDEEISKFIRKALAATLDESLTVDDLVALTLETGKYGVEVMALLDKANTSTYGNPEITEVNIGVRNNPAILISGHDLKDMEELLKQTEGTGVDVYTHGEMLPAHYYPAFKKYDHFVGNYGNAWWKQKEEFEKFNGPILFTTNCIVPPKASYADRVYTTGSSGYPGFKHISDRVNGEAKDFSEIIEHAKKLPAPTEIESGKIVGGFAHNQVFALADDVVEGVKTGAIKKFFVMAGCDGRMKSRNYYTDFAKALPKDTVILTAGCAKYKYNKLNLGDINGIPRVLDAGQCNDSYSLALIALKLQEIFGLEDVNELPIAYNIAWYELKAVIVLLALLHLGVKDIHLGPTLPAFLSPNVVNVLVENFGIGGITNVEDDIKMFLEA
- a CDS encoding phosphoribosylaminoimidazolesuccinocarboxamide synthase, whose protein sequence is MKLVYRGKTKDVYDLENGNYLLKFKDDVTGEEGTFDPGANKVGLTMEGAGKAGLKLSRFFFEKIIGEGIPTHYINSDIEKATMTVKPATPFGNGLEVICRYRAVGSFLRRYGMYAEEGQPLDAFVEITLKDDRRNDPPITKDALHMLGILTKDEYKILKDLTIKISNLVKEELNKNGIELYDIKLEFGRVGEDNRIALTDEISGGNMRAYKNGEYLEPLELTKLVLENQ